In the Drosophila busckii strain San Diego stock center, stock number 13000-0081.31 unplaced genomic scaffold, ASM1175060v1 chrUn_01, whole genome shotgun sequence genome, one interval contains:
- the LOC108608269 gene encoding sodium-dependent phosphate transport protein 3 isoform X7, producing the protein MYYLKLLVELPRNHLEQTVTFITASYAGAMANIIDIAPNYGHSGAVLAFCQTIHMSASFLSPMTAGFLVTQEDSIDEWRIFFIVSGMISVMTYIFYQIFGTAKIQYWNVIPPKNVKTAEENMFNNENKDLISKSKLEY; encoded by the exons ATGTATTATCTCAAGTTGTTGGTGGAATTGCCACGCAATCATTTGGAACAAA CTGTAACATTCATAACCGCATCATATGCAGGAGCTATGGCTAATATTATTGATATTGCTCCTAACTATGGACATTCTGGAGCGGTTTTAGCATTTTGTCAAACAATTCACATGTCAGCATCTTTTCTTTCACCAATGACCGCTGGATTCCTAGTAACTCAAGAG gaCTCCATTGATGAATGGCGAATATTTTTTATCGTGTCTGGAATGATTTCTGTTAtgacatatatattttatcaaatttttggCACGGCAAAAATCCAATACTGGAATGTGATTCCTCcgaaaaatgttaaaactgCAGaagaaaatatgtttaataatgaaaataaggACTTAATTTCTAAATCAAAACTAGAATACTGA
- the LOC108608269 gene encoding vesicular glutamate transporter 1 isoform X1: protein MYKEKGQTNKKNEIHCNTPFYGYSFGDKIPARLVLYFLSWSGFLVSFMMRNDMNFALVAMVSMGNYTKDHNSTTLNMGQASEDQASLIKSVIISSFYWCYVLSQVVGGIATQSFGTKCVFGWSQLATACCSLLIPLGAEFHYAVVIILRSIQGFASGLTWPAMYAIVGFWIPITERSRFMSSFQGFSIGIGLTYPLCGFIITSLGWQLVFYTTGLLGVGWCILWYLLAFNTPQEHPRITQAELNYIQLNVGEEVLRSVSIKVPWAHIFKSLPVWAIAITTFGRIFVHYVFIVSGPTFMSNILKFKFGTNGILSGMPFLCSYISSVLFCYIADKLLLSKVMHLTNVRKIFTALSQIVPGSLILCIGYIDNITVLLIIWFVAVTFITASYAGAMANIIDIAPNYGHSGAVLAFCQTIHMSASFLSPMTAGFLVTQEDSIDEWRIFFIVSGMISVMTYIFYQIFGTAKIQYWNVIPPKNVKTAEENMFNNENKDLISKSKLEY, encoded by the exons ATAAAATACCAGCAAGATTggttctttattttttgtcctGGTCTGGTTTTCTTGTATCATTTATGATGCGCAATGATATGAATTTTGCATTGGTTGCTATGGTTTCTATGGGAAACTACACAAAAGATCATAATTCTACCACATTAAATATG GGTCAAGCCTCTGAAGATCAAGCATCTCTGATTAAGTCCGTAATTATCAGCTCATTTTATTGGTGCTATGTATTATCTCAAGTTGTTGGTGGAATTGCCACGCAATCATTTGGAACAAAGTGCGTTTTTGGATGGTCGCAGCTTGCAACTGCATGCTGTAGCTTACTTATACCGCTGGGAGCAGAATTTCATTATGCAGTTGTAATTATTCTACGCTCAATTCAGGGATTTGCTTCGGGTTTAACATGGCCTGCTATGTATGCAATTGTCGGCTTTTGGATACCCATAACAGAGCGATCGCGTTTTATGTCAAGCTTCCAAGGATTTAGTATTGGAATCGGATTAACATATCCACTTTGCGGATTTATTATAACATCTTTAGGGTGGCAGCTCGTTTTTTACACAACCGGTTTATTGGGTGTAGGATGGTGTATTTTATGGTACTTATTGGCGTTTAATACGCCTCAAGAGCATCCCCGTATTACTCAGGCAGaactaaattatatacagCTAAATGTCGGCGAAGAAGTGTTAAGATCTGTTTCAATTAAGGTACCATGggcacatatatttaaatcactACCAGTTTGGGCTATAGCTATTACAACATTTGGAAGAATATTTGTACActatgtttttattgtaagTGGTCCAACATTTATgagtaatattttaaagtttaaattcgGAACAAATGGAATTTTGTCGGGAATGCCCTTTCTTTGCTCATATATATCCTCAGTACTTTTTTGTTACATAGCAGACAAGCTCTTGTTATCCAAGGTGATGCATCTTACAAAtgttagaaaaatatttactgcACTTTCGCAAATTGTTCCTGGATCACTTATTTTGTGTATCGGTTACATAGACAATATAACAGTTCTTCTTATAATCTGGTTTGTAGCTGTAACATTCATAACCGCATCATATGCAGGAGCTATGGCTAATATTATTGATATTGCTCCTAACTATGGACATTCTGGAGCGGTTTTAGCATTTTGTCAAACAATTCACATGTCAGCATCTTTTCTTTCACCAATGACCGCTGGATTCCTAGTAACTCAAGAG gaCTCCATTGATGAATGGCGAATATTTTTTATCGTGTCTGGAATGATTTCTGTTAtgacatatatattttatcaaatttttggCACGGCAAAAATCCAATACTGGAATGTGATTCCTCcgaaaaatgttaaaactgCAGaagaaaatatgtttaataatgaaaataaggACTTAATTTCTAAATCAAAACTAGAATACTGA
- the LOC108608269 gene encoding vesicular glutamate transporter 1 isoform X2: protein MMRNDMNFALVAMVSMGNYTKDHNSTTLNMGQASEDQASLIKSVIISSFYWCYVLSQVVGGIATQSFGTKCVFGWSQLATACCSLLIPLGAEFHYAVVIILRSIQGFASGLTWPAMYAIVGFWIPITERSRFMSSFQGFSIGIGLTYPLCGFIITSLGWQLVFYTTGLLGVGWCILWYLLAFNTPQEHPRITQAELNYIQLNVGEEVLRSVSIKVPWAHIFKSLPVWAIAITTFGRIFVHYVFIVSGPTFMSNILKFKFGTNGILSGMPFLCSYISSVLFCYIADKLLLSKVMHLTNVRKIFTALSQIVPGSLILCIGYIDNITVLLIIWFVAVTFITASYAGAMANIIDIAPNYGHSGAVLAFCQTIHMSASFLSPMTAGFLVTQEDSIDEWRIFFIVSGMISVMTYIFYQIFGTAKIQYWNVIPPKNVKTAEENMFNNENKDLISKSKLEY from the exons ATGATGCGCAATGATATGAATTTTGCATTGGTTGCTATGGTTTCTATGGGAAACTACACAAAAGATCATAATTCTACCACATTAAATATG GGTCAAGCCTCTGAAGATCAAGCATCTCTGATTAAGTCCGTAATTATCAGCTCATTTTATTGGTGCTATGTATTATCTCAAGTTGTTGGTGGAATTGCCACGCAATCATTTGGAACAAAGTGCGTTTTTGGATGGTCGCAGCTTGCAACTGCATGCTGTAGCTTACTTATACCGCTGGGAGCAGAATTTCATTATGCAGTTGTAATTATTCTACGCTCAATTCAGGGATTTGCTTCGGGTTTAACATGGCCTGCTATGTATGCAATTGTCGGCTTTTGGATACCCATAACAGAGCGATCGCGTTTTATGTCAAGCTTCCAAGGATTTAGTATTGGAATCGGATTAACATATCCACTTTGCGGATTTATTATAACATCTTTAGGGTGGCAGCTCGTTTTTTACACAACCGGTTTATTGGGTGTAGGATGGTGTATTTTATGGTACTTATTGGCGTTTAATACGCCTCAAGAGCATCCCCGTATTACTCAGGCAGaactaaattatatacagCTAAATGTCGGCGAAGAAGTGTTAAGATCTGTTTCAATTAAGGTACCATGggcacatatatttaaatcactACCAGTTTGGGCTATAGCTATTACAACATTTGGAAGAATATTTGTACActatgtttttattgtaagTGGTCCAACATTTATgagtaatattttaaagtttaaattcgGAACAAATGGAATTTTGTCGGGAATGCCCTTTCTTTGCTCATATATATCCTCAGTACTTTTTTGTTACATAGCAGACAAGCTCTTGTTATCCAAGGTGATGCATCTTACAAAtgttagaaaaatatttactgcACTTTCGCAAATTGTTCCTGGATCACTTATTTTGTGTATCGGTTACATAGACAATATAACAGTTCTTCTTATAATCTGGTTTGTAGCTGTAACATTCATAACCGCATCATATGCAGGAGCTATGGCTAATATTATTGATATTGCTCCTAACTATGGACATTCTGGAGCGGTTTTAGCATTTTGTCAAACAATTCACATGTCAGCATCTTTTCTTTCACCAATGACCGCTGGATTCCTAGTAACTCAAGAG gaCTCCATTGATGAATGGCGAATATTTTTTATCGTGTCTGGAATGATTTCTGTTAtgacatatatattttatcaaatttttggCACGGCAAAAATCCAATACTGGAATGTGATTCCTCcgaaaaatgttaaaactgCAGaagaaaatatgtttaataatgaaaataaggACTTAATTTCTAAATCAAAACTAGAATACTGA